The sequence CATCTCATCAATTCACCCACCACCAGCCCAACAACAATGACGCTGTTTATGTACATGCAACTGATATGCATGGATGCAAGGCCACCAGCCAGACCATCACGGTTCATGTCAATCCACTACCTCGTCCGGGTTTTACCTATACCCAAAACGGGCTGAACTTCACTTTTACCGATACCACCAGTCAGGTAGCATGGCGCTTATGGAATTTTGGAGATATGACAGACGATACGGCCAAGACTACCACACATACATACAGTGCAGAAGGGAAATATGAAGTAAAGTTAACCGTTACCGACCACAACGGCTGCGCTGACATGGCCATCCATGAAGTAGAAGCCACCATATCTGGTATTCACGTCAGCGATGGAAAATCAGCTACTTACAAAGCTTACAAACAGGCAGGCCAGACACTCAGGCTTGAATATTATCTTCCACAACGCACCCATATAGAAATATGGCTGCTGAATGCAGGGGGACAAAAAGTCCGCTTACTCACACAGGATGAATCAGCCTCCGGGGCGTACAGGAAAGATATTCAGGTAGGCGAACTACAGGAAGGAATTTATTTTGTGCGCTTTGTCAGCGGAAACGGGACACAAACTGTAAAAGTCATTTTGCCATAAAACAATCAAATATCCCTGCAAAAGGCTTCGGAAACAGTTCCGGAGCCTTTTTATTTTTCAGACACCAGATAAAAAGAACCGGCAAATCCGTCACTGGTAAAGAAATATACGCGGTTATTTTCGATCAGTAATTCGGATTCCATTTTGGCAGGCGCTTCAAAAATCTGCTCTACCTTCCCTTTATCAATCCGGAGGCAAAAGAGTTTTGTTCCATACTCAGCTACATAAATTTTGTTATTACAGATGACAGGAGAATGAAGCGAAGCCGGAGTTTTCAGGCTAACCCGCCAAAGTTCCTGCCCTTTATCGGCAGTATAGGCAATGACCTCCTGATTGCAGGTAACGACCAGCAGGTTATCAGCAATGCAGGGGACTGTATTTATCAAAGGAGAAGCATTGCTGTTCATGACTTTTTTCCAGATTTCCCTTCCGTCAGCCAGATTCAGGCAGTAAAGCTTGTCGGCATTGGTAAAGTAAATCTTTTCATTGTTTATCAACAGGTCGGACTGGCCAAAAACCGGCAAAGAATTAGTCCATAAAAGTTTTCCATTGGCCGGACTGATGGCAGTTATTTTCATATTGTCAGAAAAGCACAAAACATCGCCAGATAGTTTCAACAGAGGAGAGCCGGAGGTTTTCAGCTCCGTTTTCCACATATCGAGGCCAACCTCCTTGTCGAGGGCGATAAAAAAGTTTTTGGTATAGACAATTAACAAATCTTTGTAAATCAATGGCGTACATATCAACTTATCCCCCACGTTCAATGTCCATTTGGGTTTTTTCAGGTTAAGGTCGAGGGCATACACATTTCCGGCCTTTGTGGTGAAGAAAGCCGTTTTATTGGCAATCAAAGGCGGCATGGCAATAATTCCTTCGGCCTTAAAAGTCCATAGCGGTTTACCATTTTTGATGTCAATGGCGGCAAAAACATTTTCTCCTGCAGCATAAAGGACATTTCCATCGATAACGGGATACATGAGTGCAGTATTTCCACCCAAAGAACAGGTCCATGAATTTTGCTGAGCCATTAAGAGCTTAGCCGGGAACATACAGAGTGCAAGTATTAAAAACTTCAGTTTCATCACATTGTTTTTTAAAACAGATAATTTTTTCTGAGGTAAAGGTAGAAAATTTTTTTAAAGGAAAAGAAAAATTTGATTTGCAGAATCAGGAAATTCAATATTTTTGCAAGCGAAAAATTCACTTAAAAGGAAAGTTCTTTAAAGGTTTTGAGAAAAACCAGTTTACATATAATTGGTCCGGTAGTTCAGTTGGTTAGAATACATGCCTGTCACGCATGGGGTCGCGGGTTCGAGCCCCGTCCGGACCGCAAAACCCTCAAATTCAAAAGATTTGAGGGTTTTTCATTTAAAAACCCGGGTCATTTTATACCATGAACTAATCATTGCTGA comes from Sphingobacteriales bacterium and encodes:
- a CDS encoding PQQ-binding-like beta-propeller repeat protein, translating into MKLKFLILALCMFPAKLLMAQQNSWTCSLGGNTALMYPVIDGNVLYAAGENVFAAIDIKNGKPLWTFKAEGIIAMPPLIANKTAFFTTKAGNVYALDLNLKKPKWTLNVGDKLICTPLIYKDLLIVYTKNFFIALDKEVGLDMWKTELKTSGSPLLKLSGDVLCFSDNMKITAISPANGKLLWTNSLPVFGQSDLLINNEKIYFTNADKLYCLNLADGREIWKKVMNSNASPLINTVPCIADNLLVVTCNQEVIAYTADKGQELWRVSLKTPASLHSPVICNNKIYVAEYGTKLFCLRIDKGKVEQIFEAPAKMESELLIENNRVYFFTSDGFAGSFYLVSEK